A window of the Cucurbita pepo subsp. pepo cultivar mu-cu-16 chromosome LG01, ASM280686v2, whole genome shotgun sequence genome harbors these coding sequences:
- the LOC111811780 gene encoding probable protein phosphatase 2C 80, whose protein sequence is MQAGSVLRLNTTTMYSGVVKAIAAGHRSGLCYINNLLRGRGELLTKDCRLSHSLPYSTLLISNTLHISPRCHPKRKSMVASSAKSVFGDACVDNFIKNHGKSLEIATPAGVFNHRSRRNFQKACVGLRRKQPSYNCLISRSSSIDVKCMKDNYFLQIGLTNLHALSHACHAAGTDNSPAFDSNSRDEQFTSSKILSSKDLLGERTTLKLLSGSCYLPHPAKKETGGEDAHFICVDEQVIGVADGVGGWADVGVDAGEFSRELMSNSISAVQEQPRDSVDPAKVLEKAHSVTTAKGSSTACIISLSEKGLRAINLGDSGFIVIRDGSTIFRSPVQQHGFNFTYQLESGYSGDLPSSGEIFIIPVAPGDVIVAGTDGLFDNLYSNEISAVVVNAVRSGLEPGVTAQNIAALARQRALDRNRQTPFSAAAQEAGYRYYGGKLDDITVVVSFIADSTDS, encoded by the exons ATGCAAGCAGGATCTGTTTTAAGGCTTAATACTACTACTATGTACTCTGGTGTTGTGAAAGCGATAGCTGCCGGACATCGAAGTGGACTGTGCTATATAAACAATTTGCTGCGTGGACGAGGGGAATTGTTGACCAAGGATTGCAGGTTGTCTCATTCCTTGCCATATTCTACATTGTTGATATCAAATACCTTGCATATTTCACCTAGATGCCAtcccaaaagaaaatcaatggtTGCTTCTAGTGCTAAATCCGTTTTCGGAGATGCATGTGTcgataattttataaaaaaccATGGAAAATCTCTAGAGATTGCAACACCTGCGGGAGTGTTTAACCATAGGAGTCGTAGGAATTTCCAGAAAGCTTGTGTGGGTTTGAGAAGGAAACAACCATCCTATAATTGTCTAATCTCTCGGAGCAGTTCAATTGATGTAAAGTGTATGAAGGACAACTACTTTCTGCAAATTGGGTTGACCAATCTTCATGCCTTGTCTCATGCATGCCATGCTGCTGGGACTGATAATTCTCCAGCTTTTGACAGCAACTCTCGTGATGAACAGTTCACAAGTTCAAAGATTTTGTCAAGCAA GGATTTATTAGGTGAAAGGACTACTTTGAAGCTGCTTTCAGGATCATGCTATCTTCCCCATCCAGCAAAGAAAGAGACAGGAGGAGAGGATGCTCATTTTATTTGTGTGGATGAACAAGTAATTGGTGTTGCAGATGGTGTTGGTGGTTGGGCAGATGTTGGTGTTGATGCTGGGGAGTTTTCTCGTGAACTTATGTCAAACTCAATAAGTGCAGTACAGGAGCAGCCTAGGGATTCAGTTGACCCTGCCAAGGTGTTAGAGAAAGCTCACTCAGTCACTACAGCTAAGGGTTCTTCAACGGCCTGCATCATTTCCCTTTCTGAAAAG GGACTCCGTGCGATTAATCTGGGGGATAGTGGATTCATAGTTATAAGAGATGGAAGCACTATCTTCAGATCTCCCGTTCAGCAACATGGCTTCAATTTTACTTATCAGTTGGAGAGCGGCTATAGTGGTGATTTACCCAGCTCTGGAGAG ATTTTCATAATACCTGTTGCACCTGGAGATGTCATAGTTGCTGGAACGGATGGATTATTCGACAATCTTTACAGTAATGAGATTTCAGCTGTTGTAGTTAATGCAGTTAGATCTGGCTTGGAACCAGGAGTAACTGCTCAAAACATAGCTGCTTTAGCACGCCAAAGAGCACTGGATAGGAACCGGCAGACTCCATTTTCTGCTGCTGCCCAAGAGGCCGGTTATCGCTACTATGGTGGTAAGCTGGATGACATCACTGTTGTTGTTTCGTTTATAGCTGATTCCACGGATTCGTGA